The following are from one region of the Sandaracinus amylolyticus genome:
- the dgcA gene encoding N-acetyl-D-Glu racemase DgcA, with protein MKLAVRAERWPIAGTFTIARGAKTEAEVVVVEIADGPNVGRGECVPYARYGETTASVIAAIESERVLDRASLTVRGAARSAIDCALWDLEAKRTGRSVAELAGLDVPAPFVTATTISIDTPERMASAARALDRPLLKLKLAGDGVDLDRVRAVRDAAPRATLWVDANEGWDTATYDALAPRLAALDVALLEQPLPAAQDHALRGRARPIPICADESAHDASTIASLADRYDAVNVKLDKAGGLTGAIATIDAARAAGLRVALGCMVCTSLAIAPACLLVSRADWIDLDGSILLARDRDGGARFEAGTLVPPSSALWG; from the coding sequence ATGAAGCTCGCGGTCCGCGCCGAGCGCTGGCCGATCGCGGGCACGTTCACCATCGCGCGCGGTGCGAAGACCGAGGCCGAGGTGGTCGTCGTCGAGATCGCCGACGGCCCGAACGTCGGTCGCGGCGAGTGCGTGCCCTATGCGCGCTACGGCGAGACCACGGCGAGCGTGATCGCCGCGATCGAGTCGGAGCGCGTGCTCGACCGAGCATCGCTCACGGTGCGCGGTGCCGCGCGCAGCGCGATCGACTGCGCGCTCTGGGATCTCGAGGCGAAGCGCACGGGCCGCAGCGTCGCGGAGCTCGCGGGCCTCGACGTGCCGGCGCCGTTCGTGACCGCGACGACGATCTCGATCGACACGCCCGAGCGCATGGCGAGCGCGGCGCGCGCGCTCGATCGCCCGCTCCTCAAGCTCAAGCTCGCGGGCGACGGAGTCGATCTCGATCGCGTCCGCGCGGTGCGTGATGCCGCGCCGCGCGCGACGCTCTGGGTCGACGCGAACGAGGGCTGGGACACGGCGACCTACGACGCGCTCGCACCTCGGCTCGCCGCGCTCGACGTCGCGCTGCTCGAGCAGCCGCTCCCTGCCGCACAGGATCACGCGCTGCGCGGTCGCGCGCGGCCGATCCCGATCTGCGCCGACGAGTCCGCACACGACGCGAGCACCATCGCGTCGCTCGCCGATCGCTACGACGCGGTGAACGTGAAGCTCGACAAGGCAGGCGGGCTCACCGGCGCGATCGCGACGATCGACGCCGCGCGCGCCGCGGGCCTGCGGGTCGCGCTCGGTTGCATGGTGTGCACGTCGCTCGCGATCGCGCCCGCGTGCCTGTTGGTCTCGCGCGCGGACTGGATCGATCTCGATGGATCGATCCTGCTCGCGCGTGATCGCGACGGTGGCGCGCGCTTCGAGGCCGGAACGCTGGTCCCTCCGTCGAGCGCGCTCTGGGGCTAA
- a CDS encoding TetR/AcrR family transcriptional regulator, with protein sequence MDHPLARVRVEQPERNPDHHAPPSLGLVPENDDRTVILLCDIPGAVSSRTSARAIRASGSPQEEGVAAVAVKRAPKERPGPPGGKRDVNRKQRTQAIAHAALALFLEKGVEAVTIDDIAREADVAKGSFYRYFEDKTELVDAIFEPVSTLVRAAMQRCEDALSAANDRDSLFQAYQGLARDLIPVAVGYLDVVRLYLQENRAPGHGARAPIRALALDIEKSAVKLTEIAVQKELLRVSDPRISALAVVGATEQLALGFLHGRLDAPPPQVASTLIDLVLEGLRIRR encoded by the coding sequence GTGGATCACCCACTCGCTCGCGTTCGCGTAGAGCAGCCCGAGAGGAATCCCGATCACCACGCACCTCCCTCGCTCGGCCTCGTCCCAGAAAACGATGACCGGACAGTCATCCTTTTATGTGACATCCCAGGCGCCGTGTCCAGTCGGACTTCGGCGCGTGCGATTCGGGCGTCGGGATCGCCGCAGGAAGAGGGCGTCGCCGCGGTGGCCGTGAAGCGCGCGCCGAAAGAGCGGCCCGGCCCGCCGGGCGGCAAGCGCGACGTCAACCGCAAGCAGCGCACGCAAGCGATCGCGCATGCCGCGCTCGCGCTCTTCCTCGAGAAGGGCGTCGAGGCCGTCACGATCGACGACATCGCGCGCGAGGCCGACGTCGCGAAGGGCAGCTTCTACCGCTACTTCGAGGACAAGACCGAGCTCGTCGACGCGATCTTCGAGCCGGTGTCGACGCTCGTGCGCGCCGCGATGCAGCGCTGCGAGGACGCATTGAGCGCCGCGAACGATCGCGACTCGCTGTTCCAGGCGTACCAGGGGCTCGCGCGCGACCTGATCCCCGTCGCGGTCGGCTACCTCGACGTGGTGCGGCTCTACCTGCAGGAGAACCGCGCGCCTGGTCACGGCGCCCGCGCACCGATCCGCGCGCTCGCGCTCGATATCGAGAAGAGCGCGGTGAAGCTCACCGAGATCGCGGTGCAGAAGGAGCTCCTGCGCGTGTCCGACCCGCGCATCTCCGCGCTCGCGGTGGTCGGCGCGACCGAGCAGCTCGCGCTCGGCTTCCTCCACGGTCGCCTCGACGCGCCGCCCCCGCAGGTCGCGAGCACGCTCATCGATCTCGTGCTCGAAGGCCTGCGTATCCGTCGATGA